The Arachis duranensis cultivar V14167 chromosome 2, aradu.V14167.gnm2.J7QH, whole genome shotgun sequence genome has a window encoding:
- the LOC107472853 gene encoding putative disease resistance protein At3g14460 isoform X5, translated as MAAELVGGAFLNGFINVVFDRLLTTDAVNKVFGKKLGSDLVQRLKTVLLGAEGLVADAELKQFGNPSVRKWLDSLRDAVYCAEDLLDTVLAKAATQKEESSSWWSPSFLVNRDRDDMVEKMEGVVRRIEDLGKQKDFLGLEKIPTGGSSWRTPTSSLVRGNVYGREDDQKALVQMLKDNNEHHLSVIAIVGIGGVGKTTLAQWLYNNEDEFMKGFDLKAWVCVSEKFEVVETTRNVIKQIRGGTCSLDDFNSLQNALKEELSNKKFFIVLDDVWSDDGDKWSNFMTPFQQNGNKGSIILLTTREENVAFAVQNCQPYFLKKLSEDYCWSVFAENASFPESNGRAALEEIGRKIVKKCDGLPLAAETLGRLLRTNHDVEKWNKILMSDIWEFSLEKSKIIPTLLISYFHLPLYLKRCFVYCALFPKDYRFRKDELILLWMAEDLLPPPKRGESLEEVGCECFDELTSRLFFTKVHYYFVMHDLLHDLVIFFAGDFYCNSEELGKEEEIRILTRHLCVALSRCSSKLYNSISKVESLRTLLLFDDFSSPNCNIEAATCEILSKCKYLRVLSFDKLDVWPNSIGELIHLRYLDLSWTDIRTLPESLCNLCNLQTLKLRCCFKLTSLPSGLHNLVSLQHLDIGETALEEMPRKMSKLNQLHVLGYFVVGKHEDNGIQELGGLVNLHGSVEIRKLENIVDVQEAKRAKIMDMKHIDALCLEWSSGDDLVSSTQKERDILDNLQPQNGLKELIIQGYKGTIFPNWVGHCCYQNMTSVSLECCKNCCMLPSLGQLPSLKSLRIEGLDQLRSIGEEFYKNDGDDHSSHIAPFPTLESLEFDNMACWEVWHVSESETFPQLRKLEIRNCPMLKEEMLNQVFFRIISSLLDVSKVRKLRIGDHFINPQTEAMFVDGDTLTISGSESVKESAFKAMISINHLRCLQEIHISGCRKLEFPQLQQHKYNLVELQIQSSCDSLSSLSLDVFPNLKNLQIVWCRNLESVSMSEAPHAALENVTIVGCDKLVSFAVAGEGLAAPNLTHLKVKYCSKLEALPRDMKSLLPSLQSLEIYGCPNICRIPEGGLPPNLKSLAVGGCEEQVRDLSWMGNLHALTHLTIEGLMCKNIKSYPEVGSLPHLPSLTTLNICWFHNLETLECNELLRLTSLQKLIIQKCRKLKNMEGKKLPPSLLLLKIEGCHLGGLCKNKHQQIWPKISQIPTIKVNRKKIS; from the coding sequence ATGGCTGCTGAACTTGTTGGTGGAGCTTTTCTTAATGGCTTCATTAACGTTGTCTTTGACAGGCTCCTTACAACTGATGCTGTCAACAAGGTGTTTGGCAAGAAGCTTGGTTCTGACTTGGTTCAAAGGCTGAAGACTGTCCTGTTGGGTGCTGAAGGTCTTGTTGCTGATgctgagttgaagcagttcggTAATCCATCTGTGAGGAAGTGGCTCGATAGTCTCCGGGATGCTGTTTACTGTGCTGAGGACTTGCTGGACACTGTCCTCGCCAAAGCTGCCACACAAAAGGAGGAAAGTTCTTCCTGGTGGTCCCCTAGCTTCTTAGTCAACCGAGATAGGGATGACATGGTAGAGAAGATGGAAGGGGTGGTTAGAAGAATTGAGGATCttggaaaacaaaaagatttcCTTGGTCTTGAAAAGATTCCCACTGGTGGCTCATCATGGAGGACTCCAACCAGTTCTCTTGTGAGAGGGAATGTGTATGGCAGGGAGGATGACCAGAAGGCCTTAGTCCAGATGCTGAAGGACAACAATGAGCATCACCTGTCTGTGATAGCTATTGTTGGCATAGGTGGGGTTGGTAAAACTACTTTAGCCCAATGGCTGTACaacaatgaggatgagttcatgAAGGGATTTGATCTGAAAGCATGGGTTTGCGTTTCAGAGAAGTTTGAAGTTGTTGAGACTACAAGGAATGTCATAAAGCAGATCCGTGGAGGTACTTGTAGTCTCgatgattttaattcacttcaAAATGCTTTGAAAGAAGAATTGTCCAATAAGAAGTTCTTTATTGTTCTTGATGATGTTTGGAGTGATGATGGTGACAAATGGAGTAATTTTATGACCCCTTTCCAACAAAATGGAAATAAGGGAAGTATTATTCTTCTGACTACTCGAGAGGAAAATGTTGCTTTCGCAGTTCAAAATTGTCAGCCTTATTTTCTCAAGAAGTTGTCGGAGGACTATTGTTGGTCAGTGTTTGCGGAAAATGCATCTTTTCCAGAATCAAATGGGAGAGCAGCACTTGAAGAAATAGGCAGAAAGATTGTCAAGAAGTGTGATGGCTTGCCATTAGCTGCAGAAACACTTGGTCGCTTGTTACGTACTAATCATGATGTTGAGAAATGGAACAAGATACTAATGAGTGATATTTGGGAATTTTCGTTGGAGAAGAGTAAGATTATTCCAACATTACTGATAAGTTACTTCCATCTTCCTCTATATTTAAAACGTTGTTTTGTTTATTGTGCTTTATTTCCCAAGGATTATAGATTTAGGAAAGATGAATTAATCCTTTTGTGGATGGCAGAAGATCTTTTACCACCAccaaagagaggagagagtttAGAAGAAGTTGGTTGTGAGTGTTTTGATGAACTAACTTCCAGATTATTTTTCACAAAGGTTCATTATTATTTTGTGATGCATGATCTTTTGCATGACTTAGTAATATTCTTTGCTGGAGATTTCTATTGCAACTCAGAAGAACTTGGTAAAGAGGAGGAGATAAGGATTCTGACTCGGCATTTGTGTGTAGCTTTAAGTCGTTGTAGCTCAAAACTTTATAATTCTATTTCTAAAGTAGAATCTTTGAGAACATTATTATTGTTTGATGATTTCTCATCTCCCAACTGCAACATTGAAGCGGCAACATGTGAGATATTATCAAAGTGTAAATACTTGAGAGTTTTATCCTTTGATAAACTTGATGTGTGGCCTAATTCAATAGGAGAATTGATCCATCTGCGCTACTTGGATCTCTCTTGGACTGATATTAGGACATTGCCAGAGTCTTTGTGCAACTTGTGTAATTTGCAAACATTGAAGTTGCGTTGTTGTTTCAAGCTAACTTCGCTGCCTAGTGGTTTGCATAATCTTGTGAGTTTGCAGCATCTTGATATAGGAGAAACTGCTTTGGAAGAAATGCCCAGAAAAATGAGCAAATTGAATCAGTTGCACGTTTTAGGTTACTTTGTCGTCGGCAAGCACGAAGACAATGGAATCCAGGAGTTAGGAGGGCTGGTAAATCTTCATGGATCCGTTGAGATTAGGAAGCTGGAGAATATTGTTGATGTGCAAGAAGCAAAGAGGGCAAAGATAATGGATATGAAGCACATTGATGCATTATGTTTGGAATGGTCTTCAGGTGATGATTTGGTTTCAAGTACacaaaaagaaagagacattcTCGATAACTTGCAACCGCAGAATGGGTTGAAAGAGTTGATAATCCAGGGATACAAGGGTACAATATTTCCAAATTGGGTTGGGCATTGTTGCTACCAAAACATGACAAGTGTATCTCTAGAGTGTTGCAAGAATTGCTGCATGCTGCCTTCACTTGGACAGCTGCCATCTCTAAAGTCCCTGCGCATTGAAGGTTTGGATCAGCTGAGGAGTATTGGCGAGGAGTTTTACAAGAATGATGGAGATGATCATTCTTCGCATATTGCACCGTTTCCCACACTTGAGAGTTTGGAGTTTGATAACATGGCATGTTGGGAGGTGTGGCACGTATCTGAGTCAGAAACTTTTCCTCAGCTTAGGAAGCTTGAAATAAGAAATTGCCCAATGTTGAAGGAAGAGATGCTTAATCAGGTATTCTTCAGAATAATTTCTTCTTTGTTGGATGTTTCCAAAGTTCGCAAACTACGTATAGGCGACCACTTTATAAACCCGCAAACCGAGGCCATGTTTGTTGATGGGGATACTTTAACAATTAGCGGGAGTGAATCTGTGAAGGAGTCTGCATTTAAGGCAATGATCAGCATCAACCATCTACGTTGCCTCCAAGAAATACACATCTCAGGGTGTAGAAAACTAGAATTCCCCCAGCTACAGCAGCATAAGTATAATTTGGTAGAGCTACAAATACAATCCAGCTGTGATTCACTGAGCTCCTTGTCGTTGGATGTCTTTCCCAATCTCAAGAATCTCCAGATAGTATGGTGTAGGAATCTGGAATCAGTGTCAATGTCAGAGGCACCACACGCTGCTCTGGAAAATGTCACCATCGTCGGCTGCGATAAATTAGTGTCATTTGCTGTTGCTGGAGAAGGACTGGCTGCACCCAACTTGACTCATCTCAAGGTCAAATACTGCTCAAAGTTGGAGGCATTACCACGTGACATGAAGAGTCTACTCCCAAGTTTACAGTCCCTCGAGATATATGGTTGCCCAAACATTTGCAGGATACCAGAGGGTGGTTTGCCGCCTAACTTGAAATCACTTGCTGTGGGAGGTTGCGAGGAACAAGTGAGGGATCTATCATGGATGGGCAACTTGCACGCCCTCACTCATCTTACCATTGAAGGTTTAATGTGTAAGAACATAAAGTCATACCCAGAGGTGGGTTCGCTGCCTCACCTTCCCTCCCTTACCACTCTCAACATATGCTGGTTCCATAATTTGGAGACATTGGAGTGCAACGAGCTTCTCCGCCTCACCTcccttcaaaaattaataattcaaaaatgtaGGAAGCTGAAGAATATGGAAGGAAAAAAGCTGCCTCCCTCTCTA
- the LOC107472853 gene encoding putative disease resistance protein At3g14460 isoform X6, with protein sequence MAAELVGGAFLNGFINVVFDRLLTTDAVNKVFGKKLGSDLVQRLKTVLLGAEGLVADAELKQFGNPSVRKWLDSLRDAVYCAEDLLDTVLAKAATQKEESSSWWSPSFLVNRDRDDMVEKMEGVVRRIEDLGKQKDFLGLEKIPTGGSSWRTPTSSLVRGNVYGREDDQKALVQMLKDNNEHHLSVIAIVGIGGVGKTTLAQWLYNNEDEFMKGFDLKAWVCVSEKFEVVETTRNVIKQIRGGTCSLDDFNSLQNALKEELSNKKFFIVLDDVWSDDGDKWSNFMTPFQQNGNKGSIILLTTREENVAFAVQNCQPYFLKKLSEDYCWSVFAENASFPESNGRAALEEIGRKIVKKCDGLPLAAETLGRLLRTNHDVEKWNKILMSDIWEFSLEKSKIIPTLLISYFHLPLYLKRCFVYCALFPKDYRFRKDELILLWMAEDLLPPPKRGESLEEVGCECFDELTSRLFFTKVHYYFVMHDLLHDLVIFFAGDFYCNSEELGKEEEIRILTRHLCVALSRCSSKLYNSISKVESLRTLLLFDDFSSPNCNIEAATCEILSKCKYLRVLSFDKLDVWPNSIGELIHLRYLDLSWTDIRTLPESLCNLCNLQTLKLRCCFKLTSLPSGLHNLVSLQHLDIGETALEEMPRKMSKLNQLHVLGYFVVGKHEDNGIQELGGLVNLHGSVEIRKLENIVDVQEAKRAKIMDMKHIDALCLEWSSGDDLVSSTQKERDILDNLQPQNGLKELIIQGYKGTIFPNWVGHCCYQNMTSVSLECCKNCCMLPSLGQLPSLKSLRIEGLDQLRSIGEEFYKNDGDDHSSHIAPFPTLESLEFDNMACWEVWHVSESETFPQLRKLEIRNCPMLKEEMLNQVFFRIISSLLDVSKVRKLRIGDHFINPQTEAMFVDGDTLTISGSESVKESAFKAMISINHLRCLQEIHISGCRKLEFPQLQQHKYNLVELQIQSSCDSLSSLSLDVFPNLKNLQIVWCRNLESVSMSEAPHAALENVTIVGCDKLVSFAVAGEGLAAPNLTHLKVKYCSKLEALPRDMKSLLPSLQSLEIYGCPNICRIPEGGLPPNLKSLAVGGCEEQVRDLSWMGNLHALTHLTIEGLMCKNIKSYPEEAEEYGRKKAASLSIATQN encoded by the exons ATGGCTGCTGAACTTGTTGGTGGAGCTTTTCTTAATGGCTTCATTAACGTTGTCTTTGACAGGCTCCTTACAACTGATGCTGTCAACAAGGTGTTTGGCAAGAAGCTTGGTTCTGACTTGGTTCAAAGGCTGAAGACTGTCCTGTTGGGTGCTGAAGGTCTTGTTGCTGATgctgagttgaagcagttcggTAATCCATCTGTGAGGAAGTGGCTCGATAGTCTCCGGGATGCTGTTTACTGTGCTGAGGACTTGCTGGACACTGTCCTCGCCAAAGCTGCCACACAAAAGGAGGAAAGTTCTTCCTGGTGGTCCCCTAGCTTCTTAGTCAACCGAGATAGGGATGACATGGTAGAGAAGATGGAAGGGGTGGTTAGAAGAATTGAGGATCttggaaaacaaaaagatttcCTTGGTCTTGAAAAGATTCCCACTGGTGGCTCATCATGGAGGACTCCAACCAGTTCTCTTGTGAGAGGGAATGTGTATGGCAGGGAGGATGACCAGAAGGCCTTAGTCCAGATGCTGAAGGACAACAATGAGCATCACCTGTCTGTGATAGCTATTGTTGGCATAGGTGGGGTTGGTAAAACTACTTTAGCCCAATGGCTGTACaacaatgaggatgagttcatgAAGGGATTTGATCTGAAAGCATGGGTTTGCGTTTCAGAGAAGTTTGAAGTTGTTGAGACTACAAGGAATGTCATAAAGCAGATCCGTGGAGGTACTTGTAGTCTCgatgattttaattcacttcaAAATGCTTTGAAAGAAGAATTGTCCAATAAGAAGTTCTTTATTGTTCTTGATGATGTTTGGAGTGATGATGGTGACAAATGGAGTAATTTTATGACCCCTTTCCAACAAAATGGAAATAAGGGAAGTATTATTCTTCTGACTACTCGAGAGGAAAATGTTGCTTTCGCAGTTCAAAATTGTCAGCCTTATTTTCTCAAGAAGTTGTCGGAGGACTATTGTTGGTCAGTGTTTGCGGAAAATGCATCTTTTCCAGAATCAAATGGGAGAGCAGCACTTGAAGAAATAGGCAGAAAGATTGTCAAGAAGTGTGATGGCTTGCCATTAGCTGCAGAAACACTTGGTCGCTTGTTACGTACTAATCATGATGTTGAGAAATGGAACAAGATACTAATGAGTGATATTTGGGAATTTTCGTTGGAGAAGAGTAAGATTATTCCAACATTACTGATAAGTTACTTCCATCTTCCTCTATATTTAAAACGTTGTTTTGTTTATTGTGCTTTATTTCCCAAGGATTATAGATTTAGGAAAGATGAATTAATCCTTTTGTGGATGGCAGAAGATCTTTTACCACCAccaaagagaggagagagtttAGAAGAAGTTGGTTGTGAGTGTTTTGATGAACTAACTTCCAGATTATTTTTCACAAAGGTTCATTATTATTTTGTGATGCATGATCTTTTGCATGACTTAGTAATATTCTTTGCTGGAGATTTCTATTGCAACTCAGAAGAACTTGGTAAAGAGGAGGAGATAAGGATTCTGACTCGGCATTTGTGTGTAGCTTTAAGTCGTTGTAGCTCAAAACTTTATAATTCTATTTCTAAAGTAGAATCTTTGAGAACATTATTATTGTTTGATGATTTCTCATCTCCCAACTGCAACATTGAAGCGGCAACATGTGAGATATTATCAAAGTGTAAATACTTGAGAGTTTTATCCTTTGATAAACTTGATGTGTGGCCTAATTCAATAGGAGAATTGATCCATCTGCGCTACTTGGATCTCTCTTGGACTGATATTAGGACATTGCCAGAGTCTTTGTGCAACTTGTGTAATTTGCAAACATTGAAGTTGCGTTGTTGTTTCAAGCTAACTTCGCTGCCTAGTGGTTTGCATAATCTTGTGAGTTTGCAGCATCTTGATATAGGAGAAACTGCTTTGGAAGAAATGCCCAGAAAAATGAGCAAATTGAATCAGTTGCACGTTTTAGGTTACTTTGTCGTCGGCAAGCACGAAGACAATGGAATCCAGGAGTTAGGAGGGCTGGTAAATCTTCATGGATCCGTTGAGATTAGGAAGCTGGAGAATATTGTTGATGTGCAAGAAGCAAAGAGGGCAAAGATAATGGATATGAAGCACATTGATGCATTATGTTTGGAATGGTCTTCAGGTGATGATTTGGTTTCAAGTACacaaaaagaaagagacattcTCGATAACTTGCAACCGCAGAATGGGTTGAAAGAGTTGATAATCCAGGGATACAAGGGTACAATATTTCCAAATTGGGTTGGGCATTGTTGCTACCAAAACATGACAAGTGTATCTCTAGAGTGTTGCAAGAATTGCTGCATGCTGCCTTCACTTGGACAGCTGCCATCTCTAAAGTCCCTGCGCATTGAAGGTTTGGATCAGCTGAGGAGTATTGGCGAGGAGTTTTACAAGAATGATGGAGATGATCATTCTTCGCATATTGCACCGTTTCCCACACTTGAGAGTTTGGAGTTTGATAACATGGCATGTTGGGAGGTGTGGCACGTATCTGAGTCAGAAACTTTTCCTCAGCTTAGGAAGCTTGAAATAAGAAATTGCCCAATGTTGAAGGAAGAGATGCTTAATCAGGTATTCTTCAGAATAATTTCTTCTTTGTTGGATGTTTCCAAAGTTCGCAAACTACGTATAGGCGACCACTTTATAAACCCGCAAACCGAGGCCATGTTTGTTGATGGGGATACTTTAACAATTAGCGGGAGTGAATCTGTGAAGGAGTCTGCATTTAAGGCAATGATCAGCATCAACCATCTACGTTGCCTCCAAGAAATACACATCTCAGGGTGTAGAAAACTAGAATTCCCCCAGCTACAGCAGCATAAGTATAATTTGGTAGAGCTACAAATACAATCCAGCTGTGATTCACTGAGCTCCTTGTCGTTGGATGTCTTTCCCAATCTCAAGAATCTCCAGATAGTATGGTGTAGGAATCTGGAATCAGTGTCAATGTCAGAGGCACCACACGCTGCTCTGGAAAATGTCACCATCGTCGGCTGCGATAAATTAGTGTCATTTGCTGTTGCTGGAGAAGGACTGGCTGCACCCAACTTGACTCATCTCAAGGTCAAATACTGCTCAAAGTTGGAGGCATTACCACGTGACATGAAGAGTCTACTCCCAAGTTTACAGTCCCTCGAGATATATGGTTGCCCAAACATTTGCAGGATACCAGAGGGTGGTTTGCCGCCTAACTTGAAATCACTTGCTGTGGGAGGTTGCGAGGAACAAGTGAGGGATCTATCATGGATGGGCAACTTGCACGCCCTCACTCATCTTACCATTGAAGGTTTAATGTGTAAGAACATAAAGTCATACCCAGAG GAAGCTGAAGAATATGGAAGGAAAAAAGCTGCCTCCCTCTCTA